In Curtobacterium sp. TC1, the following proteins share a genomic window:
- a CDS encoding Gfo/Idh/MocA family protein — protein sequence MTDTTTTAAVDSSTRTGRVGVGVIGAGVISDQYLSNLTVFPDVEVRFIADIDLPRAAAQAEKWGVPGSGTVEELLADDDIEIVVNLTIPAAHVEVALQALAAGKHVWGEKPYALDRSSAAELRDAARAAGKTVSVAPDTFLGAGLQTALRTIRDGRIGKPLNGLTLFQSPGPESWHPSPEFLFAYGAGPLFDIGPYYITTLVQTFGPVKKVTATASKSRATRTIGSGPKAGTEFPVDVPTNHSALIEFEDGGSAQSVFSFESDRGRTGVVEIAGETGTVVFPDPNNFDGDTELYALGAEEPETIPAVGSTYSRGTGVVDLARSLRAGDENRVPGALAFHVLDVMVSIAEAAERGEAVLVESTVSPSQTLPEGWDPAEQTLA from the coding sequence ATGACCGACACCACCACGACCGCAGCGGTCGACAGCAGCACCCGCACCGGCCGCGTCGGCGTGGGCGTCATCGGCGCCGGGGTCATCTCCGACCAGTACCTGTCGAACCTCACCGTCTTCCCCGACGTCGAGGTCCGCTTCATCGCCGACATCGACCTGCCGCGCGCCGCCGCCCAGGCCGAGAAGTGGGGCGTCCCCGGATCGGGCACCGTCGAGGAGCTCCTGGCCGACGACGACATCGAGATCGTCGTCAACCTGACGATCCCCGCCGCCCACGTCGAGGTCGCGCTGCAGGCCCTCGCCGCCGGCAAGCACGTGTGGGGCGAGAAGCCCTACGCCCTCGACCGTTCGAGCGCTGCCGAGCTCCGCGACGCCGCCCGTGCCGCCGGCAAGACCGTCAGCGTCGCACCGGACACCTTCCTCGGTGCCGGCCTGCAGACCGCGCTCCGCACCATCCGCGACGGCCGCATCGGCAAGCCGCTCAACGGCCTGACGCTCTTCCAGAGCCCCGGCCCGGAGTCGTGGCACCCGAGTCCCGAGTTCCTCTTCGCCTACGGCGCGGGCCCGCTGTTCGACATCGGCCCGTACTACATCACCACCCTGGTGCAGACGTTCGGTCCGGTGAAGAAGGTCACGGCGACGGCGTCGAAGTCCCGCGCGACGCGCACGATCGGCTCCGGCCCGAAGGCGGGCACCGAGTTCCCCGTCGACGTCCCGACGAACCACTCCGCGCTGATCGAGTTCGAGGACGGCGGGAGCGCGCAGAGCGTCTTCTCGTTCGAGTCGGACCGCGGTCGCACGGGCGTCGTCGAGATCGCCGGCGAGACCGGCACCGTCGTGTTCCCGGACCCGAACAACTTCGACGGCGACACCGAGCTGTACGCGCTCGGCGCCGAGGAGCCCGAGACGATCCCCGCGGTCGGCTCCACGTACTCGCGCGGCACCGGCGTGGTCGACCTCGCCCGCTCGCTCCGCGCCGGCGACGAGAACCGGGTCCCCGGTGCGCTCGCCTTCCACGTCCTCGACGTGATGGTCTCCATCGCCGAGGCGGCAGAACGTGGCGAGGCGGTGCTCGTCGAGAGCACCGTGTCGCCCTCCCAGACCCTCCCCGAGGGCTGGGACCCCGCGGAGCAGACCCTGGCCTGA
- a CDS encoding sugar phosphate isomerase/epimerase family protein, protein MTQPISVQLYTVRDALSADLPGTLRRIADIGYTNVEAFGFVDNADELAAALRDAGLAAPSGHARLLDAGEQDLERIFHASVTVGLGTLIDPHIDEARWTTREDVEAIARELSALAPRAADHGLVLGYHNHAFEFSNRIDGVSAYEVFADALSDDVVLELDTYWVTVGGDDPVAIIGKYGDKIEFLHVKDGDGSHDDDKQVAVGNGIMPVREILAAAPDALHVVELDGHEGDVFQAVADSYTFLEGARA, encoded by the coding sequence GTGACCCAACCGATCTCGGTTCAGCTCTACACCGTCCGCGACGCCCTCTCGGCCGACCTGCCCGGCACGCTCCGGCGCATCGCCGACATCGGCTACACGAACGTCGAGGCCTTCGGCTTCGTCGACAACGCCGACGAACTCGCCGCCGCGCTGCGCGACGCCGGCCTCGCCGCCCCGAGCGGACACGCACGGCTGCTGGACGCCGGCGAGCAGGACCTGGAGCGCATCTTCCACGCGAGCGTCACCGTCGGACTCGGCACCTTGATCGACCCGCACATCGACGAGGCCCGCTGGACCACCCGCGAGGACGTCGAGGCGATCGCCCGCGAACTGAGCGCCCTCGCCCCGCGTGCGGCCGACCACGGCCTCGTCCTCGGCTACCACAACCACGCGTTCGAGTTCTCGAACCGCATCGACGGCGTCAGCGCCTACGAGGTCTTCGCCGACGCCCTGTCCGACGACGTCGTGCTCGAGCTCGACACCTACTGGGTCACGGTCGGCGGTGACGACCCGGTGGCGATCATCGGCAAGTACGGCGACAAGATCGAGTTCCTGCACGTCAAGGACGGCGACGGCTCGCACGACGACGACAAGCAGGTCGCCGTGGGCAACGGCATCATGCCGGTCCGCGAGATCCTCGCCGCCGCACCGGACGCACTGCACGTCGTCGAGCTCGACGGCCACGAGGGCGACGTGTTCCAGGCCGTCGCCGACTCCTACACGTTCCTCGAGGGGGCACGCGCATGA
- a CDS encoding ROK family protein, producing the protein MVDLTRTAASPPVGTSELFQILRDGVPRTRAELAALTGLARSTIGVRLDSLIEVGLVGPVDTAVSTGGRPPAQVALKPRARLVIAADLGASHGRVAVTDLVAAPLATREARIDIAAGPVETLSWLVATIDELLDEVGRARQDVIAIGIGVPGPVEFSTGRPANPPIMPGWDGFDVPSWLRQHIAAHVLLDNDVNIAALGEREHGWPDVDHLLFVKVATGIGSGIVSDGALRRGAQGTAGDIGHVRVSRAGDVPCHCGNTGCLEAVASGPAIARALRAKGHDAHTGADVLDLVNRSDLDAIYAVRQAGRDIGEVLATCVSLMNPSVIVLGGSITQAGEHLLAGVREVVYSRSMPLATEHLVIAQSRAGSLAALQGAAALAIGYALSPAGVDELVAYAEGRELVS; encoded by the coding sequence ATGGTCGACTTGACTCGGACGGCAGCGTCGCCTCCGGTCGGGACGAGCGAGCTCTTCCAGATCCTCCGCGACGGCGTGCCGCGGACCCGGGCCGAGCTCGCCGCACTGACGGGACTCGCACGCTCCACCATCGGCGTGCGCCTGGACTCCCTCATCGAGGTCGGTCTCGTCGGCCCCGTCGACACCGCCGTCTCCACCGGAGGACGGCCGCCGGCACAGGTGGCGCTGAAGCCCCGCGCCCGACTCGTGATCGCCGCCGACCTCGGCGCCTCGCACGGCCGCGTCGCCGTCACCGACCTGGTCGCCGCCCCGCTCGCCACCCGCGAAGCGCGCATCGACATCGCTGCCGGCCCGGTGGAGACGCTCTCGTGGCTGGTCGCCACCATCGACGAGCTGCTCGACGAGGTCGGCCGCGCCCGACAGGACGTCATCGCCATCGGCATCGGCGTGCCCGGTCCGGTCGAGTTCTCCACCGGACGCCCGGCGAACCCGCCGATCATGCCCGGGTGGGACGGCTTCGACGTGCCGTCGTGGCTCCGCCAGCACATCGCGGCGCACGTCCTGCTCGACAACGACGTGAACATCGCGGCCCTCGGTGAACGGGAGCACGGCTGGCCCGACGTCGACCACCTGCTGTTCGTCAAGGTCGCCACCGGCATCGGGTCCGGCATCGTGTCGGACGGCGCGCTGCGACGGGGCGCCCAGGGCACCGCTGGCGACATCGGCCACGTCCGGGTCTCCCGTGCCGGCGACGTCCCCTGCCACTGCGGCAACACCGGGTGCCTCGAGGCGGTGGCCTCCGGTCCGGCGATCGCCCGCGCCCTGCGTGCGAAGGGGCACGACGCCCACACCGGCGCCGACGTCCTGGACCTGGTGAACCGGTCCGACCTCGACGCGATCTACGCCGTCCGTCAGGCCGGCCGCGACATCGGCGAGGTCCTCGCCACGTGCGTCTCGCTCATGAACCCGTCGGTGATCGTGCTGGGCGGCTCGATCACGCAGGCCGGGGAGCACCTGCTCGCCGGCGTCCGCGAGGTCGTCTACTCGCGCTCGATGCCGCTCGCCACCGAGCACCTCGTCATCGCCCAGTCGCGTGCGGGGTCACTCGCCGCGCTGCAGGGAGCAGCGGCACTGGCGATCGGCTACGCGCTCTCCCCCGCCGGGGTCGACGAGCTGGTCGCGTACGCCGAGGGGCGCGAGCTGGTCTCCTGA
- a CDS encoding YqaJ viral recombinase family protein, whose amino-acid sequence MTIVQPTLWGDLDPGLEAPSASATPAAVPGRDAFTALRGHTERIVAHSSDRFAWLRARAAGITATDVARLASLHAVEAVVTEKRYGSRFSGNAFTEHGKDREPHIAAWVAATHGIQPSAHLFHAAANRAHLATPDGVGVQGSRVVLAEIKTTAKGWRSIPRHYLRQIWWQQYVLGADRTLFVWERHDGFVPVADEPECRWVDRDDDQIRGLVQLADLVLDKLRDFRS is encoded by the coding sequence GTGACGATCGTGCAGCCCACCCTGTGGGGCGACCTGGACCCCGGCCTGGAGGCGCCTTCCGCCTCCGCCACGCCGGCTGCGGTCCCGGGGCGCGACGCGTTCACCGCCCTGCGCGGCCACACCGAACGGATCGTCGCGCACTCCTCGGACCGCTTCGCCTGGCTCCGCGCCCGCGCCGCGGGCATCACCGCGACCGACGTCGCGCGGCTCGCCTCGCTGCACGCGGTCGAAGCCGTCGTCACCGAGAAGCGCTACGGCTCACGGTTCTCCGGCAACGCGTTCACCGAGCACGGCAAGGACCGCGAACCGCACATCGCCGCCTGGGTCGCGGCCACCCACGGCATCCAGCCCTCGGCGCACCTGTTCCACGCGGCTGCGAACCGGGCGCACCTCGCCACCCCCGACGGCGTCGGTGTCCAGGGCTCACGCGTCGTGCTCGCCGAGATCAAGACGACCGCGAAGGGCTGGCGGAGCATCCCCCGGCACTACCTGCGGCAGATCTGGTGGCAGCAGTACGTGCTCGGCGCCGACCGCACCCTGTTCGTCTGGGAGCGCCACGACGGCTTCGTCCCCGTCGCCGACGAACCCGAGTGCCGGTGGGTCGACCGCGACGACGACCAGATCCGCGGGCTCGTCCAGCTCGCCGACCTGGTGCTCGACAAGCTGCGCGACTTCCGCTCGTAG
- a CDS encoding Pr6Pr family membrane protein, translating to MRTLVNSLRLIAVIAVVVAIVAQWLVSSETAAYNPWNFFGYFTIQSNGIIAVALAVTLVASARRKRGDLRVSLLRGAGTVYTATTGIVYNTLLTNVDVSANVQWSNDVLHKVIPAYAVLDWLLFSDRSKLLLRHVWWFLIYPAVWTIVILIRGATDGWVPYPFLDPAQGYGVVAIYCVGVGVSIGLLGVLVVGMSRLRLVKV from the coding sequence GTGCGCACCCTCGTCAACTCGCTCCGGTTGATCGCCGTCATCGCCGTGGTCGTGGCGATCGTCGCCCAGTGGCTCGTCAGCTCCGAGACGGCCGCCTACAACCCGTGGAACTTCTTCGGGTACTTCACCATCCAGTCGAACGGCATCATCGCGGTGGCCCTGGCGGTGACCCTCGTCGCGTCGGCTCGGCGGAAGCGCGGTGACCTGCGGGTGAGCCTGCTGCGAGGCGCGGGGACGGTGTACACCGCGACGACGGGCATCGTCTACAACACGCTGCTCACGAACGTCGACGTGTCGGCGAACGTCCAGTGGTCGAACGACGTGCTGCACAAGGTCATCCCCGCGTACGCAGTGCTCGACTGGTTGTTGTTCTCGGACCGGTCGAAGCTGCTCCTCCGCCACGTGTGGTGGTTCTTGATCTACCCGGCGGTGTGGACGATCGTCATCCTGATCCGCGGCGCGACCGACGGCTGGGTACCGTACCCGTTCCTCGACCCGGCGCAGGGCTACGGCGTCGTGGCGATCTACTGCGTCGGCGTGGGCGTCTCGATCGGGTTGCTCGGCGTGCTGGTCGTGGGGATGAGCCGGCTCCGCCTGGTCAAGGTCTGA
- the rplA gene encoding 50S ribosomal protein L1 encodes MAKKSKAYEAAAAKIEADKFYTPTEAVALAKETGSAKTDSTVEVALKLGVDPRKADQMVRGTVILPHGTGKTARVIVFATGAAAEAAIAAGADEVGGDELIAKVAEGYTAFDSAVATPELMGKVGRLGKVLGPRGLMPNPKTGTVTPNVAQAVNDIKGGKIEFRVDKHANVHFVVGKASFTPEQLDENISTALEEINRLKPSSSKGRYVMKGAVSTTFGPGIPLDVNSI; translated from the coding sequence ATGGCGAAGAAGTCCAAGGCCTACGAAGCCGCGGCCGCGAAGATCGAGGCCGACAAGTTCTACACCCCGACCGAGGCAGTCGCCCTGGCCAAGGAGACCGGCTCTGCGAAGACCGACTCCACGGTCGAGGTCGCACTGAAGCTCGGCGTCGACCCGCGCAAGGCGGACCAGATGGTCCGTGGCACGGTCATCCTGCCGCACGGCACGGGCAAGACCGCCCGCGTCATCGTGTTCGCGACGGGTGCGGCGGCCGAGGCCGCGATCGCAGCCGGCGCCGACGAGGTCGGTGGCGACGAGCTCATCGCGAAGGTCGCCGAGGGCTACACCGCCTTCGACTCCGCCGTCGCGACGCCCGAGCTCATGGGCAAGGTCGGTCGTCTCGGCAAGGTGCTCGGCCCGCGTGGCCTCATGCCCAACCCGAAGACCGGCACCGTGACCCCGAACGTGGCGCAGGCCGTCAACGACATCAAGGGCGGCAAGATCGAGTTCCGCGTCGACAAGCACGCCAACGTGCACTTCGTCGTCGGCAAGGCCTCGTTCACGCCGGAGCAGCTCGACGAGAACATCTCGACCGCGCTCGAGGAGATCAACCGCCTCAAGCCGAGCTCCTCGAAGGGCCGTTACGTCATGAAGGGCGCCGTCTCGACGACCTTCGGCCCCGGCATCCCGCTGGACGTCAACAGCATCTGA
- the rplK gene encoding 50S ribosomal protein L11, producing the protein MAPKKKVTGLIKLQINAGAANPAPPIGPALGQHGVNIMEFCKAYNAATESQRGNVVPVEITVYEDRSFTFVLKTPPAAELIKKAAGVQKGSATPHTVKVAKISMDQVRQIAETKQADLNANDIEQAAKIIAGTARSMGITVEA; encoded by the coding sequence ATGGCACCGAAGAAGAAGGTCACGGGCCTGATCAAGCTGCAGATCAACGCGGGGGCCGCCAACCCGGCCCCGCCGATCGGTCCGGCACTCGGTCAGCACGGCGTCAACATCATGGAGTTCTGCAAGGCGTACAACGCGGCGACCGAGTCGCAGCGTGGCAACGTCGTGCCGGTCGAGATCACCGTCTACGAGGACCGTTCGTTCACGTTCGTCCTCAAGACTCCGCCGGCCGCTGAACTCATCAAGAAGGCTGCTGGTGTGCAGAAGGGGTCCGCGACCCCGCACACGGTCAAGGTCGCGAAGATCTCGATGGACCAGGTCCGTCAGATCGCCGAGACCAAGCAGGCCGACCTGAACGCCAACGACATCGAGCAGGCCGCGAAGATCATCGCTGGCACCGCACGCTCGATGGGCATCACGGTCGAGGCCTAA
- the nusG gene encoding transcription termination/antitermination protein NusG: MSDYSRDDIDLATAAEQSSEVEENQEGDVETGEERSAESAEERAISVESEDDESLGIDEELTALQESKDPEADAVVEDALEIDSADEAEAAVEAVEDEEEIELESETAEAANEALAADEAIDAEDDDAEEAEVDPYEAFKVELRMKPGKWYVIHSYAGFERRVKSNIENRMVSMSMEDSIYQVEVPMEDVVEIKNGQRKLVTRVRIPSYVLVRMDLNEDSWSVVRHTPGVTGFVGNAHNPTPLRFDEAFGMLKSLVQVAEAAPTKGGSKSGGSLQAQPAAEVDFEVGETITIKEGSFAGLPGSISEIKPESGKLTVLVSLFERETPVELSFDQVTKL, translated from the coding sequence GTGTCTGACTACTCCCGCGACGACATCGACCTCGCGACGGCTGCCGAGCAGTCCTCCGAGGTCGAGGAGAACCAGGAAGGCGACGTCGAGACCGGCGAGGAGCGCTCCGCCGAGTCCGCCGAGGAGCGCGCGATCTCCGTCGAGTCCGAGGACGACGAGTCCCTCGGCATCGACGAGGAGCTGACCGCGCTGCAGGAGTCCAAGGACCCCGAGGCCGACGCCGTCGTCGAGGACGCCCTCGAGATCGACTCCGCCGACGAGGCCGAGGCTGCGGTGGAGGCCGTCGAGGACGAGGAAGAGATCGAACTCGAGTCCGAGACCGCCGAAGCGGCGAACGAGGCCCTCGCCGCCGACGAAGCCATCGACGCCGAGGACGACGACGCCGAAGAGGCCGAGGTCGACCCGTACGAGGCCTTCAAGGTCGAGCTGCGGATGAAGCCGGGCAAGTGGTACGTCATCCACTCCTACGCGGGCTTCGAGCGCCGCGTGAAGTCGAACATCGAGAACCGCATGGTGTCGATGTCGATGGAGGACTCGATCTACCAGGTCGAGGTCCCGATGGAGGACGTCGTCGAGATCAAGAACGGGCAGCGCAAGCTGGTCACCCGCGTCCGGATCCCCTCGTACGTGCTCGTCCGCATGGACCTCAACGAGGACTCGTGGTCGGTCGTCCGGCACACTCCCGGCGTCACCGGCTTCGTCGGCAACGCGCACAACCCGACGCCGCTCCGTTTCGACGAGGCGTTCGGCATGCTCAAGTCCCTCGTGCAGGTCGCCGAGGCCGCCCCGACCAAGGGTGGCTCGAAGTCCGGCGGTTCCCTGCAGGCGCAGCCCGCGGCCGAGGTCGACTTCGAGGTCGGCGAGACGATCACCATCAAGGAGGGCTCGTTCGCGGGCCTTCCCGGTTCGATCTCCGAGATCAAGCCGGAGAGCGGCAAGCTCACCGTCCTCGTCTCGCTGTTCGAGCGCGAGACCCCGGTCGAGCTCAGCTTCGACCAGGTCACGAAGCTCTAG
- the secE gene encoding preprotein translocase subunit SecE codes for METTADDVVAKAKQDRAERRGPIAAIVLFIRQVIGELRKVVTPTRKELFSYTLVVLVFVVVMMILVSILDFVFGLGVGYVFGNGPTA; via the coding sequence ATGGAGACGACGGCGGACGACGTCGTCGCCAAGGCGAAGCAGGACCGGGCCGAGCGCCGGGGTCCGATCGCTGCCATCGTGCTCTTCATCCGCCAGGTGATCGGCGAGCTGCGCAAGGTCGTGACGCCGACCCGCAAGGAGCTCTTCAGCTACACGCTGGTCGTGCTCGTCTTCGTCGTCGTGATGATGATCCTGGTGTCGATCCTCGACTTCGTGTTCGGTCTCGGCGTCGGGTACGTCTTCGGCAACGGGCCCACGGCCTGA
- a CDS encoding pyridoxal phosphate-dependent aminotransferase, with protein sequence MASRIAAIAESATLKVDAKAKALKAAGRPVISFAAGEPDFATPDHVVVAAVEAAQDPKNHRYTPATGLPELKQAIADKTARESGITVDPSQVIVTNGGKQAVYQAFQTIVDAGDEVLLPAPYWTTYPEAIRLAGGEPVEVFAGSDQGYLVTVEQLEAARTPKTKALLFCSPSNPTGAVYTAEQTAAIGEWALEHGIWVISDEIYQDLVYDGLRFTGILDAVPALADTTILVNGVAKTYAMTGWRVGWFIGPADAVKAASNLQSHLSSNVSNVSQRAAIAALTGPQEPVAAMREAFDRRRQAIVAGLNAIPGVVTPTPQGAFYVYPDVTALLGREWAGSTPTTTLELADLILEHAEVAVVPGEAFGPSGYLRLSYALGDDDIAEGVVRLARFFA encoded by the coding sequence ATCGCGTCCCGCATCGCGGCGATCGCCGAGTCCGCGACGCTCAAGGTCGACGCGAAGGCCAAGGCCCTGAAGGCCGCGGGTCGCCCCGTCATCTCCTTCGCCGCCGGCGAGCCCGACTTCGCGACGCCCGACCACGTGGTCGTCGCCGCGGTCGAGGCCGCACAGGACCCGAAGAACCACCGCTACACGCCCGCGACCGGCCTGCCGGAGCTGAAGCAGGCCATCGCCGACAAGACCGCACGCGAGTCCGGCATCACCGTCGACCCGTCGCAGGTGATCGTCACCAACGGCGGCAAGCAGGCCGTCTACCAGGCGTTCCAGACGATCGTCGACGCCGGGGACGAGGTCCTGCTCCCCGCCCCGTACTGGACCACCTACCCCGAGGCCATCCGCCTGGCCGGTGGCGAGCCGGTCGAGGTCTTCGCCGGCAGCGACCAGGGGTACCTCGTGACCGTCGAGCAGCTCGAGGCCGCGCGCACCCCGAAGACGAAGGCGCTGCTGTTCTGCTCGCCGTCGAACCCGACCGGTGCCGTGTACACCGCCGAGCAGACCGCGGCGATCGGCGAGTGGGCGCTCGAGCACGGCATCTGGGTCATCAGCGACGAGATCTACCAGGACCTCGTCTACGACGGGCTGCGCTTCACCGGCATCCTCGACGCCGTGCCGGCCCTCGCCGACACCACCATCCTGGTCAACGGCGTCGCCAAGACCTACGCGATGACCGGCTGGCGCGTCGGCTGGTTCATCGGCCCGGCCGACGCCGTCAAGGCCGCGTCGAACCTGCAGTCGCACCTGTCGTCGAACGTGTCGAACGTGTCCCAGCGCGCCGCGATCGCCGCCCTCACCGGGCCACAGGAGCCGGTGGCGGCCATGCGCGAGGCCTTCGACCGCCGTCGCCAGGCCATCGTCGCCGGGCTCAACGCGATCCCGGGCGTCGTCACGCCGACCCCGCAGGGTGCCTTCTACGTCTACCCGGACGTCACCGCACTGCTCGGTCGCGAGTGGGCGGGCTCGACCCCGACGACGACCCTCGAGCTGGCCGACCTGATCCTCGAGCACGCCGAGGTCGCGGTCGTCCCGGGCGAGGCCTTCGGACCCTCGGGCTACCTGCGGCTGTCGTACGCGCTCGGCGACGACGACATCGCCGAGGGCGTGGTCCGCCTGGCGCGGTTCTTCGCGTAG
- a CDS encoding UDP-N-acetylmuramate dehydrogenase yields the protein MLADLTTLGVGGPATRLLTATTTDELVAHTRAAWDDHEWLVLGGGSNLLVADSGFDGTVVLVRTSGVEADADADGVTVRVAAGEPWDAFVATTVANGWTGLEALSGIPGTVGAAPVQNIGAYGVELSDVLTRVEFLDAATGERTWVPAAELALGYRTSTLKHGRRGVVLTVEFRLGTAGEHGVPVRYAQLAGSLGVDLGALVEPTTVRDEVLRLRASKGMVLDADDRDTWSAGSFFTNPIVSAAFAETLPADAPRWPAGDDVKLSAAWLIEHAGVHRGYAVPGSRAAISSKHTLALTNRGGATAAQVAELARYVQVTVLNRFGVSLVPEPVVVGDLLD from the coding sequence GTGCTCGCCGACCTCACGACGCTCGGCGTCGGCGGTCCGGCCACGCGGCTGCTGACGGCCACGACGACCGACGAGCTCGTCGCCCACACGCGCGCGGCGTGGGACGACCACGAGTGGCTGGTCCTCGGCGGCGGCAGCAACCTGCTGGTCGCCGACTCCGGCTTCGACGGCACCGTCGTCCTGGTCCGCACCTCGGGCGTGGAGGCCGACGCCGACGCCGACGGCGTCACCGTCCGCGTCGCGGCCGGTGAACCCTGGGACGCGTTCGTCGCCACCACCGTCGCGAACGGCTGGACCGGTCTGGAGGCCCTCAGCGGCATCCCGGGCACCGTCGGCGCCGCCCCCGTGCAGAACATCGGCGCCTACGGGGTCGAGCTCTCCGACGTGCTCACCCGGGTCGAGTTCCTCGATGCGGCCACGGGGGAGCGCACGTGGGTCCCCGCGGCCGAGCTGGCGCTCGGCTACCGCACGTCGACCCTCAAGCACGGACGCCGCGGTGTCGTGCTGACGGTCGAGTTCCGGCTCGGCACTGCGGGCGAGCACGGCGTGCCGGTGCGGTACGCCCAGCTCGCCGGTTCGCTCGGGGTCGACCTCGGTGCCCTCGTGGAACCGACCACGGTGCGCGACGAGGTCCTGCGGCTCCGCGCCTCGAAGGGCATGGTGCTCGACGCCGACGACCGGGACACCTGGAGCGCCGGGTCGTTCTTCACGAACCCGATCGTGTCCGCGGCCTTCGCCGAGACGCTGCCCGCCGATGCGCCACGGTGGCCGGCTGGTGACGACGTCAAGCTCAGCGCCGCCTGGCTCATCGAGCACGCCGGGGTGCACCGCGGCTACGCCGTGCCGGGGTCGCGGGCGGCGATCTCGTCGAAGCACACCCTCGCGCTGACGAACCGCGGCGGAGCGACGGCCGCCCAGGTGGCGGAGCTCGCACGGTACGTGCAGGTGACCGTCCTGAACCGCTTCGGGGTCTCGCTCGTGCCGGAGCCCGTCGTGGTGGGCGACCTGCTCGACTGA
- a CDS encoding MaoC/PaaZ C-terminal domain-containing protein: MTAAPATAIEVGTVVAEREVHVTRDSLVRYAGASGDFNPIHYRDDVVASVGLPGVLAHGMLTMGLAVQPVSEWLGDSGWIAGYGVRFTRPVVVDPEQGATIGIVAKVGTVDDDGRPKRIDLTVTAGGQTVLGKAQVTVAFR, encoded by the coding sequence ATGACCGCCGCACCCGCCACCGCGATCGAGGTCGGCACGGTGGTCGCCGAGCGCGAGGTGCACGTCACCCGCGACTCGCTCGTCCGCTACGCCGGCGCCTCCGGTGACTTCAACCCGATCCACTACCGCGACGACGTCGTCGCCTCGGTCGGCCTGCCCGGCGTCCTCGCGCACGGCATGCTCACGATGGGCCTCGCCGTGCAGCCGGTCTCCGAGTGGCTCGGCGACAGCGGCTGGATCGCGGGCTACGGCGTCCGCTTCACCCGCCCCGTCGTCGTGGACCCCGAGCAGGGCGCGACCATCGGCATCGTCGCCAAGGTCGGGACCGTCGACGACGACGGCCGGCCGAAGCGCATCGACCTCACCGTGACCGCCGGCGGGCAGACCGTGCTCGGCAAGGCGCAGGTCACGGTGGCGTTCCGCTGA
- a CDS encoding MaoC family dehydratase N-terminal domain-containing protein has product MSVNPELVGRTFPPAQPYLVGREKVREFSRAVFATNPVHHEPDAARAAGYADVVAPPTFAVVVQEATLAQLLAEPDAGIDFSRVVHGEQSFTYDRPIVAGDELTATLTVTSVKTLGGNAMVTAQSTMNDAAGEHVVTATSTLVVRGDDA; this is encoded by the coding sequence GTGTCAGTGAACCCCGAGCTCGTCGGCAGGACGTTCCCGCCGGCCCAGCCCTACCTGGTCGGTCGCGAGAAGGTGCGCGAGTTCTCGCGCGCGGTGTTCGCGACCAACCCCGTCCACCACGAACCCGACGCGGCCCGTGCCGCCGGGTACGCCGACGTCGTCGCCCCGCCGACCTTCGCCGTCGTCGTGCAGGAAGCCACGCTCGCGCAGCTCCTGGCCGAGCCGGACGCCGGCATCGACTTCTCCCGCGTCGTGCACGGCGAGCAGTCCTTCACCTACGACCGGCCCATCGTGGCCGGCGACGAGCTCACCGCGACCCTGACCGTCACGAGCGTGAAGACGCTCGGCGGCAACGCGATGGTCACGGCCCAGAGCACCATGAACGACGCCGCGGGGGAGCACGTCGTCACGGCGACGTCGACCCTCGTGGTCCGAGGAGACGACGCATGA